The Novosphingobium sp. THN1 genome includes a window with the following:
- a CDS encoding GMC family oxidoreductase, which translates to MGDRFDYVIVGAGSAGCVLANRLSADPSVRVLVLEAGGRDSNPFIHMPAGFFRLLQSGKDSWQYQTEPQEHLDGRVLHDTRGKVLGGSSSINGMCYSRGSPEIFDLWAREGCPGWSYEEVLPYFRRAEANAHGDERFHGRGGPLPVTRAHVTNRGQLAWLEAAQEAGFPYSDDHNGAQPEGFGPAEHTIRSGRRFSTSVAYLRPAARRPNLVVRTSAHVSRILIENGQARGVEYRQHGERWTVYADREIILCGGTFQSPQLLMLSGIGDAQHLRSLGIEVVTDLKGVGRNLHDHIGTQVQVSSPLQISDFAIATNPLRIASAGLQYLLTRTGTLAKSGTEVIAYLRSGAPGYDGLDLKFYFIPLLFAPTGGIEKAHGFTNLIILTRPESRGLLRLRSADPLDQPAINANYLADPRDREVLRRGVRIAREVIQQPAFATYRGEERTPGADRASDDALDAFFRQTCNVNYEAVGTCKMGSDELAVVDPCLRVRGITGLRVVDGSVMPRITTGDPNASIIMIAEKAADMICAAVSG; encoded by the coding sequence ATGGGTGATCGCTTCGACTATGTGATCGTGGGCGCAGGGTCTGCGGGATGCGTGCTGGCCAATCGCCTGTCCGCCGATCCTTCGGTTCGGGTGCTTGTGCTGGAAGCGGGCGGGCGGGACAGCAATCCCTTCATCCACATGCCCGCCGGGTTCTTTCGCCTGCTGCAAAGCGGCAAGGATAGCTGGCAATACCAGACAGAACCGCAAGAGCACCTCGATGGCAGGGTGCTTCATGATACGCGCGGCAAGGTGCTGGGCGGAAGCAGCTCGATCAACGGGATGTGCTACAGCCGGGGGAGCCCGGAAATTTTCGACCTTTGGGCCAGGGAAGGCTGCCCGGGCTGGTCCTATGAAGAAGTCCTGCCTTATTTTCGGCGGGCCGAAGCCAATGCCCATGGGGACGAGCGATTTCATGGACGCGGCGGGCCTTTGCCGGTGACCCGCGCCCATGTGACCAATCGGGGGCAACTGGCGTGGCTCGAAGCGGCGCAGGAAGCCGGTTTTCCGTATAGCGATGACCACAATGGTGCACAGCCCGAAGGGTTTGGACCGGCCGAACATACGATTCGTTCAGGGCGTCGGTTCAGCACTTCGGTCGCCTATCTTCGGCCTGCGGCAAGGCGCCCCAATCTCGTGGTGCGCACTAGTGCTCATGTATCCCGAATCTTAATCGAGAACGGTCAGGCACGAGGTGTCGAGTATCGGCAGCACGGGGAGCGCTGGACCGTTTACGCGGATCGTGAAATAATTCTCTGCGGCGGCACCTTCCAGTCACCGCAACTGCTGATGCTGTCAGGCATCGGAGACGCGCAGCACCTGCGCTCGCTTGGCATCGAAGTCGTCACCGACCTCAAGGGCGTGGGCCGCAATCTTCACGACCATATCGGCACGCAAGTCCAAGTCTCCAGCCCCTTGCAGATCTCCGATTTCGCGATTGCGACCAACCCCTTACGGATTGCCAGCGCCGGCCTGCAATACTTGCTTACCCGGACAGGGACGCTCGCAAAAAGCGGTACCGAAGTCATCGCCTATCTGCGTTCCGGCGCGCCAGGATATGACGGACTGGACCTGAAGTTCTATTTTATCCCGCTCTTGTTTGCGCCCACTGGCGGAATCGAAAAGGCGCACGGTTTTACGAACCTGATCATCCTGACCCGCCCGGAAAGCCGCGGCCTATTGCGCCTGAGGTCCGCCGATCCGTTGGATCAACCGGCCATCAATGCCAACTACTTGGCCGACCCGCGTGACCGGGAGGTGTTGCGTCGGGGCGTTCGGATCGCGCGAGAGGTCATCCAGCAACCGGCCTTCGCAACCTATCGCGGCGAGGAACGGACACCGGGCGCGGACCGTGCCAGCGATGATGCGCTCGATGCGTTCTTTCGGCAGACCTGCAACGTCAACTACGAAGCAGTGGGCACGTGCAAAATGGGCAGCGACGAACTTGCCGTGGTCGACCCTTGCTTGCGGGTCCGGGGGATTACGGGCCTTCGCGTTGTCGATGGCTCGGTCATGCCGCGCATCACCACAGGCGACCCCAACGCCTCGATCATCATGATTGCCGAAAAGGCCGCGGATATGATTTGTGCCGCCGTCAGCGGGTAA
- a CDS encoding helix-turn-helix transcriptional regulator: MTTMDDPETERGFDSRIIAGISTPSMVAQVLDLEVPPDRELVLCERTSTIALQRQVRQNFAEGRFECEGGPRRFDDIGRLMFVPAMTPLRIKYEGRNISIVRCMFPKETFDETIASEGAVATKQLRNCLNIKSAPIRSLMMSVAREIENKARFTDELVECYGQILTIELKRYFDLCAADGGISRGGMSTGALRKVIERIEADTIPPSLEELAALTGLSKRHLTRSFRQSTGQTILEKINESRFNRANLAIAHGEKNLSEVARMSGYDSLAAFSQAYKKWFGKSPTKYSMP, encoded by the coding sequence ATGACGACGATGGATGATCCTGAAACCGAAAGAGGTTTTGATTCCAGGATCATCGCCGGCATTTCCACGCCTTCCATGGTGGCGCAGGTTCTCGATTTGGAGGTTCCTCCGGATCGGGAACTTGTCCTGTGCGAACGAACTTCAACCATCGCTCTACAGCGCCAGGTTCGCCAGAATTTCGCCGAAGGCCGCTTTGAGTGCGAGGGCGGGCCGCGCCGGTTTGACGATATTGGCCGGTTGATGTTCGTGCCGGCCATGACGCCCTTGAGGATCAAGTACGAAGGACGCAACATCAGCATCGTCCGTTGCATGTTCCCGAAGGAGACGTTTGACGAGACGATTGCATCGGAAGGGGCTGTAGCAACGAAGCAGTTGCGCAATTGCCTCAACATCAAGAGCGCGCCAATTCGCTCGCTGATGATGAGCGTGGCTCGCGAGATCGAGAACAAGGCCAGGTTCACGGATGAGCTCGTGGAATGCTACGGGCAGATCCTGACCATCGAGCTGAAACGATATTTCGACCTTTGCGCGGCCGACGGCGGTATTTCCCGCGGTGGAATGAGCACGGGAGCCTTGCGCAAGGTGATCGAGCGTATCGAGGCCGATACCATTCCACCGAGTCTGGAGGAATTGGCTGCGCTGACAGGCCTGAGCAAACGGCACCTGACCCGGTCTTTTCGCCAGTCGACCGGTCAGACCATTCTTGAAAAGATCAATGAATCCCGGTTCAATCGAGCCAATCTGGCCATAGCTCATGGAGAGAAGAATTTGTCCGAAGTCGCGAGAATGTCCGGCTACGACTCACTGGCCGCGTTTTCTCAGGCGTATAAAAAGTGGTTCGGCAAAAGCCCGACCAAATATTCTATGCCATGA